The following are from one region of the Streptomyces fradiae genome:
- the fdxA gene encoding ferredoxin translates to MTYVIAQPCVDVKDKACIEECPVDCIYEGQRSLYIHPDECVDCGACEPVCPVEAIFYEDDTPEEWKDYYKANVEFFDELGSPGGASKLGLIERDHPFIAALPPQNG, encoded by the coding sequence GTGACCTACGTCATCGCGCAGCCTTGTGTCGACGTCAAGGACAAGGCGTGCATCGAGGAGTGCCCCGTCGACTGCATCTACGAGGGCCAGCGGTCCTTGTACATCCACCCGGACGAGTGCGTCGACTGTGGGGCCTGTGAGCCGGTGTGTCCGGTAGAGGCGATCTTCTACGAGGACGACACCCCGGAGGAGTGGAAGGACTACTACAAGGCGAACGTCGAGTTCTTCGACGAGCTCGGCTCGCCCGGTGGCGCCTCCAAGCTCGGCCTGATCGAGCGCGACCACCCCTTCATCGCCGCCCTGCCTCCGCAGAACGGCTGA